Proteins encoded in a region of the Zea mays cultivar B73 chromosome 2, Zm-B73-REFERENCE-NAM-5.0, whole genome shotgun sequence genome:
- the LOC103646807 gene encoding two-component response regulator ORR42, with translation MASIIQSNEGSSAPTRALVVEDIKVDCVILMHMLHKLQCEATAVENGKEAVDLFVEGKTFDIVLSDKDMPVMSGPEAVAKIRAMGATEVRIVGVSADFGGREAFMRAGADVFVPKPVKLETLRSMLELVTSKKNMSG, from the exons ATGGCATCCATTATCCAGAGCAACGAAGGGTCGTCTGCCCCAACAAGGGCGTTGGTCGTGGAGGACATCAAAGTTGACTGCGTGATCCTCATGCACATGCTGCACAAGCTCCAGTGCGAGGCCACTGCTGTCGAGAACGGGAAAGAGGCCGTTGACCTCTTCGTTGAAGGGAAGACCTTCGACATCGTCTTGTCAGATAAGGACATGCCCGTAATGTCGGGCCCTGag GCTGTGGCCAAGATCCGTGCCATGGGAGCCACTGAGGTGAGGATCGTTGGGGTGTCGGCGGATTTCGGTGGCCGGGAGGCGTTCATGCGAGCTGGCGCTGATGTGTTCGTGCCCAAACCAGTGAAGCTTGAGACTCTCCGGTCTATGCTCGAGCTGGTCACTAGCAAGAAGAACATGAGCGGCTAG